Proteins from one Tsuneonella aeria genomic window:
- a CDS encoding MFS transporter, with protein sequence MSATPHPLRIANFRAYFVSRLFATIAISAQGMIIGWQVYNIARQTMDINQSAFLLGMIGLAQFVPLFLLTPVVGLVADTFDRRWIVRGTTALLMVNAAVLGVLTWSDQLTLPWLFVAAVFIGLARAFSGPAFSALAPNLVPRESLPTAIAVSATAWQLGTIAGPSLGGVLYAIHPDVAYGSVSGMLGLALAGLFLVSRVPQPAAQKDRRPLRRMIDGFAYVRNNRLVLAAITLDLFVVLLAGASALLPVFARDILHVGADGFGILAAGMGIGATAGSLWFGFRPMKTNVGNKMLGAVMIFAVAIIVFGLSKLFWLSFAALMVAGAADMVSVYVRQSLIQLHTPDEMRGRVGAVSALTISASNELGEAESGLLAAILGPVGAVLFGGVAAIGITLAWARLYPELRLAKTFDAPPHMAPTEQERST encoded by the coding sequence GTGAGCGCCACTCCTCACCCACTGCGGATCGCGAACTTTCGGGCCTACTTCGTGTCGCGCCTGTTCGCCACCATCGCGATCAGCGCGCAAGGCATGATCATCGGCTGGCAGGTGTACAACATCGCCCGGCAGACGATGGACATCAACCAGTCGGCATTCCTGCTCGGCATGATCGGCCTTGCCCAGTTCGTGCCCCTGTTCCTGCTGACGCCGGTCGTGGGGCTTGTCGCAGACACGTTCGACCGGCGCTGGATCGTGCGCGGCACCACGGCGCTGCTGATGGTCAATGCCGCGGTGCTCGGCGTCCTTACCTGGAGCGATCAGCTGACGTTGCCGTGGCTGTTCGTCGCGGCGGTGTTCATCGGCCTTGCGCGGGCATTTTCCGGCCCGGCTTTCTCCGCTCTCGCTCCCAATCTGGTGCCGCGTGAAAGCCTGCCGACCGCCATCGCGGTGAGCGCGACGGCCTGGCAGCTCGGAACCATCGCGGGGCCCAGCCTGGGCGGCGTGCTTTACGCAATCCACCCTGACGTGGCCTACGGATCGGTATCGGGAATGCTGGGCTTGGCGCTTGCCGGCCTTTTCCTGGTCTCCAGGGTCCCCCAACCTGCCGCGCAGAAGGACCGCCGGCCCTTACGGCGGATGATCGACGGATTCGCCTACGTCCGCAACAACCGCCTGGTGCTGGCGGCGATCACGCTGGACCTGTTCGTGGTGCTGCTGGCGGGCGCAAGCGCGCTGCTGCCCGTCTTCGCGCGCGACATCCTGCACGTGGGCGCCGATGGGTTCGGCATCCTTGCCGCCGGAATGGGGATCGGCGCCACGGCGGGATCGCTATGGTTCGGGTTCCGCCCGATGAAGACGAACGTCGGCAACAAGATGCTGGGCGCCGTCATGATCTTCGCAGTAGCGATCATCGTGTTCGGTCTGTCCAAGCTGTTCTGGCTCAGCTTCGCCGCCCTGATGGTGGCGGGCGCCGCCGACATGGTGTCCGTTTACGTTCGCCAGTCGTTGATCCAGCTTCATACACCCGACGAAATGCGCGGACGCGTCGGCGCCGTTTCCGCGCTCACCATTTCGGCCTCGAACGAACTGGGCGAAGCGGAATCCGGCCTGCTCGCGGCGATCCTGGGGCCCGTGGGTGCCGTACTGTTCGGCGGGGTGGCGGCAATCGGCATCACGCTCGCGTGGGCCCGCCTCTATCCGGAACTCAGACTTGCAAAGACCTTCGACGCGCCCCCACATATGGCGCCAACCGAGCAGGAGAGATCGACATGA
- a CDS encoding PilZ domain-containing protein — protein sequence MSVGAQLSVTDLRRAARHPVDFPVIAEHYQRGDIKLHIANLSAHGFMVDDAQDLERGDRVIVRLPEIGRIEAYVIWIRDARAGFQFERIIRLDDFGRIIEALQPNPRLRRAR from the coding sequence GTGTCTGTCGGTGCTCAGCTTTCGGTAACGGACTTGCGCCGGGCGGCGCGGCATCCGGTCGATTTTCCCGTCATCGCCGAGCATTACCAGCGCGGCGATATCAAGCTGCATATCGCCAACCTCTCGGCCCACGGTTTCATGGTCGATGATGCGCAGGATCTGGAGCGCGGCGACCGCGTGATCGTGCGCCTGCCGGAAATCGGGCGGATCGAAGCCTATGTGATCTGGATTCGCGACGCGCGCGCCGGGTTCCAGTTCGAACGGATCATCCGGCTCGACGATTTCGGCCGCATTATCGAAGCCTTGCAGCCCAACCCGCGCCTGCGCCGCGCGCGCTGA
- the tyrS gene encoding tyrosine--tRNA ligase yields MSAYKSDLLRLLDERGYVHQMTDAAGLDALAARQVVPGYIGFDATAPSLHIGSLVQIMMLRRLQQTGHKPIVLMGGGTTRIGDPTGRDESRRMLTDAAIAENIAGIFTVFGKLLTFGDDPTDAVMVDNHDWLGKLGYIELLQEVGTHFTVNRMLTFDSVRLRLEREQPMTFLEFNYMILQGYDFRHLSRTLGARLQMGGSDQWGNIVNGVELGRRMDGAELYGLTTPLLTTADGAKMGKTAAGAVWLNEAQLPSYDFWQFWRNVDDRDVGRFLKLFTDLPLDEIARLEALEGAEINAAKVVLANEVTALVRGKDAARSAEATAAHTFADGGTGEDLPTLALEPGMTFAAALTALGFTASNGEAKRKGSEGAVKLDGETVADVLAPARPGRISLGKKRHGVLV; encoded by the coding sequence ATGAGCGCCTACAAATCCGACCTCCTGCGCCTGCTCGACGAGCGCGGCTATGTCCACCAGATGACCGACGCGGCGGGGCTGGACGCCCTTGCCGCGCGGCAGGTCGTGCCGGGTTACATCGGCTTCGACGCCACCGCGCCTTCGCTCCATATCGGCAGCCTGGTCCAGATCATGATGCTCCGCCGGCTGCAACAGACGGGCCACAAGCCGATCGTGCTGATGGGCGGCGGAACCACGCGCATCGGCGATCCCACCGGCCGCGACGAGAGCCGCCGGATGCTGACAGACGCGGCGATCGCCGAGAATATCGCAGGCATCTTCACCGTGTTCGGCAAGCTGCTGACCTTCGGCGACGATCCGACCGACGCGGTCATGGTCGACAACCACGACTGGCTGGGCAAGCTCGGATACATCGAACTGCTGCAGGAAGTCGGCACGCATTTCACCGTCAACCGTATGCTGACGTTCGATTCCGTGCGCTTGCGGCTGGAACGCGAACAGCCGATGACGTTCCTGGAATTCAATTACATGATCCTGCAGGGCTACGACTTCCGCCATCTCAGCCGCACGCTGGGCGCGCGGCTGCAGATGGGCGGCAGCGACCAGTGGGGCAACATCGTCAACGGGGTGGAACTCGGCCGGCGGATGGACGGGGCGGAACTCTACGGCCTCACGACACCGCTGCTGACCACCGCGGACGGTGCCAAGATGGGCAAGACCGCCGCCGGCGCGGTTTGGCTGAACGAGGCACAGCTACCGAGCTACGACTTCTGGCAGTTCTGGCGCAACGTGGATGACCGCGACGTGGGCCGTTTCCTGAAGCTCTTCACCGACCTTCCGCTGGATGAGATCGCTCGACTCGAAGCGCTCGAGGGCGCGGAGATCAACGCGGCCAAGGTCGTGCTCGCGAACGAGGTGACCGCGCTGGTCCGCGGGAAGGATGCCGCCCGCTCCGCGGAGGCGACCGCCGCGCATACTTTTGCCGACGGCGGCACCGGGGAGGACCTGCCGACCCTGGCGCTGGAGCCGGGAATGACCTTCGCTGCCGCTCTTACCGCGCTGGGCTTCACGGCCTCCAATGGCGAGGCGAAACGCAAGGGCAGCGAAGGCGCGGTGAAGCTCGACGGGGAGACGGTGGCCGATGTGCTCGCCCCTGCCCGGCCCGGCCGCATCAGTCTCGGCAAGAAGCGCCACGGCGTGCTCGTTTAA
- a CDS encoding DOMON-like domain-containing protein: MAHPAHPPARVTGIEARVIGFDADWLRVRWRIEGAQALVIPPFAGRGRADELWRTTCFELFLRPNGGDRYVEFNLSPSERWAAYDFSSYRDGMADRPASREPDCTMRQGSTFAIFDAAIPADALPQLPADANFAAVIEEQGAVVSYWALAHPAARADFHDPACFTARVAPPRGA; encoded by the coding sequence TTGGCGCACCCCGCGCACCCGCCCGCGCGGGTCACTGGGATCGAAGCGCGGGTAATCGGATTCGACGCCGACTGGCTGCGCGTGCGCTGGCGGATCGAGGGGGCGCAGGCTCTGGTCATTCCCCCGTTTGCCGGGCGCGGCCGGGCGGACGAGCTGTGGCGCACGACCTGCTTCGAACTGTTCCTGCGGCCCAATGGCGGGGACCGTTACGTCGAGTTCAACCTGTCGCCGTCCGAACGATGGGCGGCTTACGATTTCTCCTCCTACCGCGACGGCATGGCGGATCGCCCGGCCTCCAGGGAACCGGATTGCACGATGCGCCAGGGCAGCACGTTCGCCATCTTCGACGCGGCCATTCCCGCGGACGCCCTGCCGCAGCTTCCCGCAGACGCGAACTTCGCGGCGGTGATCGAGGAGCAGGGCGCGGTCGTGTCCTACTGGGCGCTCGCCCACCCAGCGGCCAGGGCCGATTTCCATGACCCGGCTTGCTTCACGGCGAGGGTTGCGCCACCGCGCGGGGCATGA
- a CDS encoding exo-beta-N-acetylmuramidase NamZ domain-containing protein produces MNFGIDRLLAEPELLRELSGRRVALVAHPASVTADLTHSLDALIAAGVNVTSAFGPQHGLKGDKQDNMVETGDEVDPALGIPVFSLYGEVRRPTGQMMSTADVFLFDLQDLGCRIYTFVTTLLYLLQAASKQGKTVWVLDRPNPAGRPVEGTLLVPGQESFVGAAEMPMRHGLTMGEMGHWFIRRFNLDVDYRVIAMEGWQPDTGPGFGWPEDRVWINPSPNAASLNMARAYAGTVMLEGTTLSEGRGTTRPLEVLFGAPDVDTSAVLAEMRRIGRGWLDGCALRPCWFEPTFHKHAKTLCNGLMIHAEHGFYDHEAFRPWRLQALAFKAIRRLYPDYELWRDFAYEYEFKRLAIDVINGGPSLREWVDDRCAEPFDLDTMAGADEARWSDEIAPLLLY; encoded by the coding sequence ATGAACTTCGGTATCGACCGGCTCCTTGCGGAGCCAGAGCTCCTGCGAGAACTTTCCGGCCGGCGCGTAGCGCTCGTCGCGCATCCGGCTTCGGTGACGGCCGACCTGACCCACAGCCTCGACGCCCTGATTGCCGCCGGCGTCAATGTCACGAGCGCATTCGGCCCGCAGCACGGGCTGAAAGGCGACAAGCAGGACAACATGGTCGAAACCGGCGACGAGGTCGATCCCGCCCTCGGCATCCCGGTGTTCAGCCTCTATGGCGAAGTGCGCCGGCCCACCGGCCAGATGATGAGCACGGCCGATGTGTTCCTGTTCGACCTGCAGGACCTCGGCTGCCGTATCTACACGTTCGTCACCACGCTGCTCTACCTGCTGCAGGCGGCGTCGAAGCAGGGCAAGACCGTCTGGGTGCTCGATCGGCCAAACCCCGCCGGGCGGCCGGTGGAAGGCACGCTGCTGGTGCCGGGACAGGAAAGCTTCGTCGGCGCTGCGGAAATGCCCATGCGGCACGGGCTGACCATGGGCGAAATGGGGCACTGGTTCATCCGCCGGTTCAACCTAGACGTCGATTACCGCGTGATCGCGATGGAAGGCTGGCAGCCCGACACCGGGCCGGGTTTCGGCTGGCCGGAAGACCGCGTGTGGATCAACCCCAGCCCGAATGCCGCCAGTCTCAACATGGCGCGCGCCTATGCCGGCACGGTGATGCTGGAGGGGACGACGCTGTCAGAAGGGCGCGGCACCACCCGCCCGCTCGAGGTGCTGTTCGGCGCGCCCGACGTGGATACCAGCGCGGTCCTTGCCGAGATGCGCCGGATCGGGCGCGGCTGGCTGGATGGTTGCGCGCTGCGGCCGTGCTGGTTCGAGCCCACGTTCCACAAGCACGCAAAGACGCTGTGCAACGGGTTGATGATCCACGCCGAACACGGCTTCTACGATCACGAGGCTTTCCGCCCGTGGCGGCTGCAGGCCCTTGCGTTCAAGGCGATCCGCCGGCTGTACCCCGATTACGAACTGTGGCGCGACTTCGCTTACGAATACGAATTCAAGCGGTTGGCGATCGATGTCATCAACGGCGGCCCATCCTTGCGCGAATGGGTCGACGATCGCTGCGCAGAGCCGTTCGACCTCGACACCATGGCCGGGGCGGACGAAGCGCGCTGGAGCGACGAAATCGCGCCGCTGCTGCTTTACTGA
- the ygiD gene encoding 4,5-DOPA dioxygenase extradiol, with protein sequence MSRQPAMFVGHGSPMTMITDNPERRTMEAMGARLARPRAILAITAHWETHGETRLTGGERPGTIHDFRGFPEALYAMRYPAPGSPELAARVAGLIGDRAVIDPDHGFDHGVWGTLLPIFPDADIPVVAMSVDMSLTFAEHLAVGRRLAPLRDEGVLVLGSGNVIHNLALWRQSIGTLPEWASEFRARTNAAILSGDEAALTDFAPGDSHAAMALSSREHFIPLLYALGARQADDEVALFNDSIDGALSMTSAIWGDARALAAVQ encoded by the coding sequence ATGTCCAGACAGCCTGCCATGTTCGTCGGTCACGGTTCGCCGATGACCATGATTACCGACAACCCGGAACGCCGCACGATGGAAGCGATGGGCGCGCGCCTCGCCCGTCCCCGCGCGATCCTGGCCATCACGGCCCATTGGGAAACCCATGGCGAAACCCGGCTGACCGGCGGCGAGCGGCCGGGCACGATCCACGATTTCCGCGGCTTTCCCGAAGCGCTCTACGCCATGCGCTATCCCGCGCCGGGTTCGCCCGAACTCGCGGCGCGCGTGGCAGGGCTCATCGGGGACCGCGCGGTGATCGATCCTGATCACGGGTTCGACCACGGGGTCTGGGGCACGCTGCTGCCGATCTTTCCCGATGCCGACATTCCTGTCGTCGCGATGAGCGTCGACATGTCGCTCACGTTCGCGGAACACCTTGCAGTCGGCCGCCGGCTCGCGCCCCTGCGCGACGAAGGCGTGCTGGTGCTGGGAAGCGGCAACGTGATCCACAATCTGGCGCTCTGGCGTCAGTCGATCGGCACGCTGCCCGAATGGGCGAGCGAGTTTCGTGCGCGCACCAATGCCGCGATCCTGTCTGGCGATGAGGCTGCTCTGACCGACTTCGCGCCCGGCGACAGCCATGCCGCCATGGCGCTCAGTTCGCGCGAGCACTTCATCCCGCTGCTCTACGCCCTCGGCGCGCGGCAGGCGGACGACGAGGTGGCGCTGTTCAACGATAGCATCGACGGCGCCCTGTCGATGACATCTGCCATCTGGGGCGATGCGCGCGCGCTCGCTGCCGTTCAGTAA
- a CDS encoding spinster family MFS transporter, whose protein sequence is MASVPAEAAGRRGVTATLWILLIVYIFNFLDRQIVNILAEPIARDLQLSDTQIGLMTGLAFALFYTVLGLPIARYADRPGTSRPRLIALALAVWSAMTALCGLAQNFIQLLLARIGVGVGEAGCTPAAHSLISDLVPKERRSSALAFYALGIPIGSLLGMIIGGLLADTIGWRQAFIVVGLPGVFLAIIVLMVLKDPRHRVQENGTTPPPRMAMGTTLKAIFGSRALMLLLAAASFAAFLSYGKTTWATIFFQRTHDLSPGEVGLYFGIVNGIAGILGTWFGGKIADRWGATNRRHVLTAPALGMLIAAPLAWVGYNAADWRAALFILFVPTLLNSLYYGPTYSAVQGLVAPQARAMAAAVLLFFQNLIGLGLGPLAFGMLSDAIKPTFGEDSVQWVLYFAAFLGLIPALFFWRCSLRLDAELDRQT, encoded by the coding sequence ATGGCAAGCGTGCCGGCAGAAGCAGCCGGGCGGCGCGGGGTCACGGCTACGCTGTGGATCCTGCTGATCGTCTACATCTTCAATTTCCTCGATCGCCAGATCGTCAACATCCTGGCCGAACCGATCGCGCGTGACCTGCAATTGAGCGACACACAGATCGGCTTGATGACGGGGCTCGCCTTCGCCCTGTTCTACACGGTCCTCGGCCTGCCGATCGCCCGCTACGCCGATCGCCCGGGGACCAGCCGGCCGCGCCTGATTGCCCTCGCGCTCGCCGTGTGGTCCGCCATGACCGCGCTGTGCGGCTTGGCGCAGAACTTCATCCAGCTTCTGCTTGCCCGTATCGGCGTCGGGGTAGGGGAAGCCGGCTGCACCCCGGCGGCGCACTCGCTGATAAGCGACCTGGTGCCTAAGGAACGGCGGAGCTCTGCCCTCGCGTTCTACGCCCTGGGCATCCCGATCGGCTCCCTGCTTGGAATGATCATCGGCGGGCTGCTGGCCGATACCATCGGGTGGCGGCAGGCGTTCATCGTGGTCGGACTTCCGGGCGTGTTCCTCGCGATCATCGTGTTGATGGTGCTGAAGGATCCGCGCCACCGCGTGCAGGAGAACGGGACCACGCCGCCGCCCCGGATGGCAATGGGCACGACCTTGAAGGCGATCTTCGGGTCGAGGGCGCTCATGCTGCTGCTGGCCGCGGCATCGTTCGCGGCGTTCCTCAGTTACGGCAAGACCACCTGGGCGACGATCTTCTTCCAACGCACCCACGACCTTTCGCCGGGGGAGGTCGGCCTCTACTTCGGTATCGTCAACGGCATTGCCGGCATCCTCGGCACATGGTTCGGGGGCAAGATCGCCGACCGCTGGGGCGCGACGAACCGGCGCCACGTGCTGACCGCGCCTGCGCTGGGCATGCTGATAGCCGCGCCGCTCGCCTGGGTCGGCTACAACGCGGCGGACTGGCGCGCGGCGCTGTTCATCCTGTTCGTGCCGACCCTGCTGAATTCGCTCTATTACGGCCCGACGTATTCGGCGGTGCAGGGCCTCGTCGCCCCGCAGGCGCGGGCGATGGCGGCGGCGGTGCTGCTGTTCTTCCAGAACCTCATCGGCCTCGGCCTCGGTCCGCTCGCGTTCGGGATGCTGTCGGACGCGATCAAGCCGACGTTCGGCGAGGACAGCGTGCAGTGGGTGCTCTATTTCGCGGCGTTCCTGGGGCTGATCCCGGCGCTGTTTTTCTGGCGGTGCAGCCTGCGCCTCGACGCGGAGCTTGACCGTCAGACGTGA
- a CDS encoding vWA domain-containing protein yields the protein MFFNFVDELRAAGIPASFKEHLTLLEALDRDVIDQTPEAFYYLSRATFVKDEGLIDRFDQVFQKVFRGVLTDYGQAKVDIPEDWLKAVAEKFLTPEEMEAIKSLGTWDEIMETLKKRLEEQEKRHQGGNKWLGTGGTSPFGNGGYNPEGVRIGGESKHKRALKVWEKREFRNLDNTRELGTRNIKMALRRLRRFAREGAADQLDLEATIEGTAKQGWLDIHMQAERRNAVKLLLFLDVGGSMDPFIKLVEELFSAATAEFKNLEFFYFHNCLYEGVWKDNRRRWAERTKTWDVLHKYGHDYKIVFVGDAAMSPYEITHPGGSVEHMNEESGVTWMNRVTNTYPATVWLNPVPEQQWGYSQSTKLIKQLVNDRMYPLTLDGLDDAMRELSRKQG from the coding sequence ATGTTCTTCAACTTCGTCGACGAGCTGCGCGCGGCGGGTATCCCCGCCAGCTTCAAGGAACACCTGACGCTGCTCGAGGCGCTGGACCGGGACGTGATCGACCAGACGCCGGAGGCGTTCTATTACCTGAGCCGGGCGACTTTCGTGAAGGACGAAGGGCTGATCGACCGGTTCGACCAGGTGTTCCAGAAGGTCTTCCGCGGGGTCCTGACCGATTACGGTCAGGCGAAGGTCGACATCCCGGAAGACTGGCTGAAGGCGGTGGCGGAAAAATTCCTCACGCCCGAAGAGATGGAGGCCATCAAGTCCCTGGGGACCTGGGACGAGATCATGGAAACGCTGAAGAAGCGGCTCGAGGAACAGGAGAAGCGCCACCAGGGCGGCAACAAGTGGCTCGGCACTGGCGGCACCAGCCCGTTCGGAAACGGCGGCTACAATCCCGAAGGCGTGCGGATCGGCGGCGAAAGCAAGCACAAGCGCGCACTCAAGGTGTGGGAAAAGCGCGAGTTCCGCAATCTCGATAACACGCGCGAACTGGGCACGCGCAACATCAAGATGGCGCTGCGCCGCCTGCGCCGTTTCGCGCGCGAGGGGGCGGCGGACCAGCTCGACCTCGAGGCCACGATCGAAGGGACTGCGAAGCAGGGATGGCTCGACATCCACATGCAGGCCGAACGGCGCAATGCGGTAAAGCTGCTGCTGTTCCTGGACGTGGGCGGATCGATGGACCCGTTCATCAAGCTGGTGGAAGAGCTGTTCAGCGCCGCCACGGCCGAATTCAAGAACCTGGAGTTCTTCTATTTCCACAACTGCCTGTATGAAGGGGTGTGGAAGGACAACCGCCGCCGCTGGGCCGAACGCACGAAAACCTGGGACGTGCTTCATAAGTACGGCCACGATTACAAGATCGTGTTCGTCGGCGACGCTGCGATGAGCCCTTACGAGATCACGCATCCCGGCGGCAGCGTTGAACACATGAACGAGGAATCAGGCGTTACCTGGATGAACCGGGTCACCAACACTTACCCCGCCACGGTGTGGCTGAACCCGGTGCCTGAACAGCAGTGGGGTTATTCGCAGTCGACCAAGCTGATCAAGCAGCTTGTCAACGACCGGATGTATCCGCTGACCCTGGACGGGCTGGACGATGCCATGCGGGAATTGAGCCGCAAGCAGGGTTGA
- a CDS encoding methyl-accepting chemotaxis protein — protein MEHTVIDQASAHAIDRISASCGDVTVGCTDVAGIINAVLLSSEKLRAEHTALQSTVSGLERDQMKVAEASDEARLLSERAIERLSDGAAMIQSSLDQITGLLELVETLSVHVTGFAAAMNQVRRSAQEIDQIAETTNILALNATIEAMRAGDAGRTFAVVANEVKSLASDTRRATEEIGRTIDTLGKEADEVIAKIEHGARESGAAKVSVGQIQHTMRSANELIVEVDGQNDQITRATATISHHVQAVQTVLESFDRAAIDNEGKLTAAQSRIEDLELTASAMFDEMVKAGLSPADSAMVDKAQSFAREIVARAEEALGQGTLTAASLFDQSYVEIPGSNPPRFRTTLTDWADANWRPVNDRVIAEGGPIKMCSQADMRGFLPTHVTDRSRPPTGDLAHDTKYCRNGRILLWAIDRKAKESTAPYMMAVYRQEGDGQTYEIVRNVYVPLVINGRRWGDFELAYVL, from the coding sequence ATGGAACACACCGTAATCGACCAGGCGTCGGCACACGCCATCGACCGCATCTCGGCAAGCTGCGGCGACGTGACGGTGGGCTGCACCGATGTTGCCGGGATCATCAACGCCGTGCTCCTGTCGTCCGAAAAGCTGCGGGCCGAGCACACGGCGCTGCAATCGACCGTCTCCGGGCTGGAGCGGGACCAGATGAAAGTTGCCGAGGCGAGCGACGAGGCCCGGCTCCTGTCCGAGCGCGCGATCGAGCGGTTGAGCGACGGCGCCGCCATGATCCAGTCCTCCCTCGACCAGATCACCGGGCTTCTCGAGCTGGTGGAGACCCTCAGCGTCCATGTCACCGGCTTCGCCGCCGCGATGAACCAGGTCCGCCGCAGCGCGCAGGAAATCGACCAGATTGCCGAGACGACCAACATCCTCGCGCTTAACGCCACGATCGAGGCGATGCGTGCGGGCGACGCTGGGCGGACCTTTGCGGTGGTCGCAAACGAGGTGAAGAGCCTCGCCAGCGACACCCGCCGCGCCACGGAGGAAATCGGCCGCACGATCGATACGCTGGGCAAGGAAGCTGACGAAGTGATCGCCAAGATCGAGCACGGCGCGCGCGAAAGCGGCGCTGCCAAGGTATCGGTCGGGCAAATCCAGCACACGATGCGATCGGCCAACGAACTGATCGTCGAGGTCGACGGCCAGAACGACCAGATCACCCGCGCCACCGCGACGATCAGCCACCACGTGCAGGCCGTGCAGACAGTGCTCGAATCGTTCGACCGCGCGGCGATAGACAACGAAGGCAAGCTGACCGCCGCGCAGAGCCGCATCGAGGACCTGGAACTGACCGCCAGCGCCATGTTCGATGAAATGGTGAAAGCCGGCCTCTCGCCCGCCGACAGCGCCATGGTGGACAAGGCGCAGTCCTTCGCGCGTGAGATCGTGGCGCGCGCGGAAGAGGCGCTGGGGCAGGGCACGCTGACCGCCGCCAGCCTGTTCGACCAGTCCTATGTCGAGATCCCCGGCAGCAACCCGCCGCGCTTTCGCACGACGCTGACGGACTGGGCGGACGCCAACTGGCGCCCTGTCAACGACCGCGTGATCGCCGAAGGCGGGCCGATCAAGATGTGCAGCCAGGCCGACATGCGCGGTTTCCTCCCGACGCATGTCACCGACCGCTCGCGACCGCCGACCGGAGACCTGGCGCATGACACCAAGTACTGCCGCAATGGGCGCATCCTGCTGTGGGCGATCGATCGCAAGGCGAAGGAAAGCACCGCGCCCTACATGATGGCGGTCTATCGCCAGGAGGGCGACGGCCAAACTTACGAGATCGTCCGCAACGTCTATGTGCCGCTGGTCATCAACGGCCGCCGCTGGGGCGATTTCGAACTGGCTTACGTGCTGTAA
- a CDS encoding AAA family ATPase: MADLSRFEGTSSYIATEDLKVAVNAAVTLRRPLLVKGEPGTGKTVLAYEIAKAVGAPLIEWNVKSTTKAHQGLYEYDAVARLRDGQLGDERVHDIRNYIKRGKLWDAFTSPELPVLLIDEIDKADIEFPNDLLQELDRMRFDVYETQETIAARERPIVVITSNNEKELPDAFLRRCFFHYIRFPERETMREIIEVHYPGIQKTLVSKAMDVFYEIREVPGLKKKPSTSELLDWLKLLLNEDMPLDVLQTRDPGRAIPPLHGALLKNEQDVMLFERLAFMSRRQGA; the protein is encoded by the coding sequence ATGGCCGACCTGTCGCGTTTCGAAGGCACCAGCAGCTACATCGCCACCGAAGACCTGAAGGTCGCGGTCAACGCCGCCGTCACGCTCCGCCGCCCCCTGCTGGTGAAGGGCGAACCCGGCACCGGCAAGACCGTGCTGGCCTACGAGATCGCCAAGGCGGTGGGCGCGCCGCTGATCGAGTGGAACGTGAAGTCCACCACGAAAGCGCACCAGGGTCTTTATGAATACGACGCGGTCGCTCGCCTGCGCGACGGGCAGCTCGGCGACGAACGGGTCCACGACATCCGCAACTACATCAAGCGCGGCAAGCTGTGGGACGCGTTCACCTCGCCCGAACTTCCCGTCCTGCTGATCGACGAGATCGACAAGGCGGACATCGAGTTTCCCAACGACCTGCTCCAGGAACTCGATCGGATGCGGTTCGACGTGTACGAGACGCAGGAAACCATCGCCGCGCGGGAGCGGCCGATCGTGGTGATCACCTCGAACAACGAAAAGGAACTGCCCGACGCATTCCTGCGCCGCTGCTTCTTCCACTACATCCGCTTCCCCGAACGCGAAACGATGCGCGAGATCATCGAGGTCCACTATCCCGGGATCCAGAAGACCCTGGTGAGCAAGGCGATGGACGTCTTCTACGAAATCCGCGAAGTGCCGGGCCTCAAGAAGAAGCCTTCGACCAGCGAACTGCTCGACTGGCTGAAGCTGCTCCTCAACGAAGACATGCCGCTTGACGTGTTGCAGACACGCGATCCGGGCAGGGCGATCCCCCCGCTCCACGGCGCGCTGTTGAAGAACGAACAGGACGTGATGCTGTTCGAACGGCTGGCGTTCATGTCCCGCCGCCAGGGGGCCTGA